In Candidatus Babeliales bacterium, the DNA window TTTTAAGCCAATAGAAATGAGCAAATACAAACTAATTACTTCGTAGGCTATTTTTGGCAATCTAATACGAGACCAAATTAGCTTTAAAGCAATACCGCATAAAAAGAAATAAATTATAGGATCAATAAACACGAAAAATATCCTCATGCAAAAGCAGCTCAATTAGAGCTTAAATTCGAAAAATGATTAGAATAGTTGGTTCAAAATAGTTTTTTTCAATAAAATTAAAATCAATAAAAAGATTATAACAAAAAACATAAAAAATGGAAATAAACACTAAATTACGATTCAATTAATGCTTTAATCAGTATGCAAAATAAGCCAGATGTTTTGAGCATCTGGCCCTTTCAAATTTCTATTCTTCTAGGTGTAAATACCTATATTATTTAATTTAATTCTGTAATTTAAAAATTTCCTCAGAACCATCATGCCCTTTTAATACAAATGAATCCAATAAAATTGAACCAACGAATGTATCAACCAATTTTTCTTTATTTGAAAGCATTTTTCCAAGATCCGTAGTCGATTGATCATCATTCTGTTCACAAATCCTGCCAAGTGTAAAATGGGCGCCAAATGGAAATCGTTGCTCAATCTGATACTTTTCTTTTAATAGATCACCAATTCGATTTGCTAATTTGATGAGCTCTGGATTATTCGCTAATTTTAACACAACATTGAGATAATTTTTCTTTTTTACTCCATCATATTCAATTTCAAATTTGCCTTGCCAATAGTCAATACTCATTTGATCAACGCTTTGAGTAATATCTATCGCTTTGGATTGTGCAGCAATATTTCGTAACTCATCAATAAATCTTGGATATTTTTCTTTTGTTTGTTCAATATTAATTTGATCTTGGCTAACAAATGCTAATGAAAGATGAGGAGAAAACTGAGCTGGCTGGAATAAATAGTTTTTATTTTGAGCCTGATTATTTATATGATTTAATTCCTTGCTAATCACCGCTTGATTCTGTTTAATAACATTAATAAATCCTTCAGGGGTTTCGCTTAAAAGATAAACTCCTGCATTGACTGAACTTGTTATCAATACCAAAGCAATCATAAATTTAATAGCATATTTCATTTTTTCTCCTTCGAATAAAATTCCAGATTAAATAGATTTTTCAAATTTTATTCTTCGATTCACATAATTTTTCAAATTTCTCAAAATATTTTTTTGCCGCTTCAGAACTTAATGAACGATCATTTCCGTCACCATAATCATTAATAGCATAACCATCAAAACCGTCTTCACTCTGGCCATCCAATTGCTTATTAATATAATAAGAGCACACACAAATACTAAAATATTTAAATCTACCTGGTAGATGAGGCCATTTTTGTTTTGTGCCACAATACTCATTTTTCTGCGGATTATACGTAACTTGCCAACTACAATTAATGTCGGTTAACTTTAACGCCAATAAACATAAAAAAATTAACAATTGTTTTTTGAGCATATTTAAATCCTTTAAATTTTTAAAAAAATTAAAACTGCTCTTAAATATAACTATATTCGTTTAATTTACAACACATCAAATATAGTTATTCAACACTACTTTTCTGGTAATGATTTCTTCCATTCTTTCTTAACGTGATAATTTTACTGCGGCCAATTCTAAATTTAAAAAATAGCTTAAAATAGTTCTGATTAATACTAAAATAGCTAAAAGTCCTAAGTTATAATAATCAGGATCAATGAGAGAACCGACAATATCAGCGCCTACCATAAATTCTAAACCTAAAATTACACTATCTCCAAATTGTAGCCGAATATAATTAGTATCGAATTTTTGCCAAAAAATAAGCAAAAATAATTGATAGAGCGATCGGCATGCGCCAAAAATAATTACCAATACCCCGATCATCGAAATACTTTGCCTGGTATACGATAAAAACAAATCAAACATAGTTAATTCCATACTTTTCCTTTTTTTATTTATTTTCAATATCAATGTATATAAATTTGATTCATTTGATAATCAAAAAATTTATTGTATATTTTAATCTAACAAGCCCTCATTTACTGATTAAAAAGGAAGTAGCATGAATAGAAGCATTTGTGTCTCTTATTTTTTGAATTTATTATTTTTATTTTCTTTTAATATTCAACTAAATGGCATGGAACCAAGCGCTCAATTGAAAAGTTTTTTGGAACAAGAAGAGTTTTCCTGGAACCAAATAAATTCATTAATTAAACAAGGAGCTGATCCAGATACTCGCGATG includes these proteins:
- a CDS encoding DUF1622 domain-containing protein; its protein translation is MELTMFDLFLSYTRQSISMIGVLVIIFGACRSLYQLFLLIFWQKFDTNYIRLQFGDSVILGLEFMVGADIVGSLIDPDYYNLGLLAILVLIRTILSYFLNLELAAVKLSR